In Candidatus Kaistella beijingensis, a genomic segment contains:
- a CDS encoding DUF4252 domain-containing protein — translation MKKFLLIFALFFSHFFNVNAQKDKLDQLFEKYQESDGVTSIKIAKPMFKMLNNLNIGDSELDQIKPLLSKINGLKILIVEKPEVKSDAKDGALKQNLFQNLQNDISASIKNMKYEELMTVHSKNNKIKFLSSDAANGVLENLLLSINSEDNTVLMMLDGKISMDDVNRLIQEAENSTPKTSVVTENISSNGVTQVRNVGNFTGISVSKGVKVNFTQGNNQSVVVETDPDIQQYVSTVVEGGILKISVNSKGKNNLRFKKLLVNVEAPRLSSVNLSSGSLLTTMNTVNEQDFTADISSGANLNADINAKNSVEIEISSGAAGKLDVESQNFSLNGTSGATITVVGKTESAVFNTSSAATCNAQDFVANRVTASSTSGGNLKVQATDQLAATAGSGGSVRYKGKPKTFTSSVHQNSGGSIKPLN, via the coding sequence ATGAAAAAATTTCTCCTCATATTCGCACTTTTCTTCTCGCATTTCTTCAACGTGAATGCGCAGAAAGACAAACTCGACCAACTGTTTGAAAAATATCAGGAATCCGATGGCGTTACTTCCATCAAAATCGCAAAACCGATGTTCAAGATGCTCAACAACCTGAACATTGGCGATTCCGAACTCGACCAGATTAAACCGCTTTTAAGTAAAATCAACGGACTGAAAATTCTCATCGTAGAAAAACCGGAAGTAAAATCCGACGCCAAAGACGGAGCATTAAAACAGAACCTTTTCCAAAATCTTCAAAACGATATTTCAGCTTCCATCAAAAACATGAAATATGAAGAACTGATGACGGTTCACAGCAAAAACAATAAAATTAAATTTCTTTCTTCCGACGCTGCGAACGGAGTTTTAGAAAATCTTTTGTTGAGCATCAACTCCGAAGACAACACGGTTTTAATGATGTTGGATGGTAAAATTTCGATGGATGACGTAAACCGATTAATTCAGGAGGCAGAAAATTCAACCCCGAAAACTTCTGTGGTTACCGAAAACATAAGTTCAAACGGTGTCACTCAAGTTAGAAATGTGGGAAATTTTACAGGAATTTCCGTTTCCAAAGGAGTTAAGGTGAATTTTACACAAGGAAACAACCAAAGCGTGGTGGTGGAAACCGATCCCGATATTCAACAGTACGTTTCTACCGTTGTGGAAGGGGGAATTCTGAAAATTTCTGTCAACAGCAAAGGCAAAAATAATCTGAGATTCAAAAAGCTTTTGGTGAATGTGGAAGCACCGCGACTTTCTTCGGTTAATTTAAGTTCGGGCTCACTTTTAACCACGATGAACACGGTGAACGAACAAGATTTCACAGCAGATATTTCTTCAGGAGCAAACCTAAATGCGGATATCAACGCAAAAAATTCTGTGGAAATTGAAATTTCTTCAGGAGCAGCAGGAAAATTGGATGTCGAATCCCAAAATTTTAGTTTGAACGGAACTAGTGGTGCCACAATCACAGTCGTTGGAAAAACAGAAAGTGCCGTTTTCAACACTTCGAGTGCGGCGACCTGTAATGCGCAGGATTTTGTTGCCAATCGAGTGACCGCTTCTTCAACTTCGGGTGGAAACCTGAAAGTTCAGGCGACCGATCAATTGGCTGCAACTGCGGGTTCAGGCGGTTCTGTGCGTTACAAAGGGAAACCTAAAACTTTCACATCATCTGTTCATCAAAACAGCGGCGGAAGCATTAAACCTTTAAATTAA
- a CDS encoding DUF4252 domain-containing protein — MKKITIFSLFAVLIFSLQSCIVSKHPNMGFFDNPYYDYKDAKFVSINVPMFLAKPIVKKALREDGESEELINLIKKVADVKVMVVSNGNEEMIGDFAKYLTKNNFEEWMTIKKENEIIKFQAKQNGEEIRNLLITVASGKDLVYVDVKGKFTADNISKIINYSEKNDLKKIVSK; from the coding sequence ATGAAAAAAATTACTATTTTTTCCTTATTTGCAGTCCTTATTTTTTCTTTGCAGTCCTGTATCGTCTCCAAACATCCAAACATGGGATTCTTCGATAACCCTTATTATGACTACAAAGATGCCAAATTTGTAAGCATAAATGTCCCGATGTTTCTCGCAAAACCTATCGTGAAAAAAGCGTTGCGTGAAGATGGCGAAAGCGAAGAACTCATCAACCTCATCAAAAAAGTGGCGGATGTAAAAGTGATGGTAGTTTCTAACGGAAATGAAGAAATGATTGGCGATTTTGCGAAATATTTAACCAAAAATAATTTCGAGGAATGGATGACTATCAAGAAAGAAAATGAAATCATCAAATTTCAGGCAAAGCAGAACGGTGAGGAAATTCGGAATCTTTTAATCACAGTTGCCTCAGGAAAAGACCTGGTTTACGTGGATGTGAAAGGAAAATTCACCGCGGACAACATTTCGAAAATCATCAATTATTCAGAAAAAAATGACCTAAAAAAAATAGTTTCCAAATAA
- the guaB gene encoding IMP dehydrogenase, with protein sequence MSIHNKIVETAITFDDVLLIPSYSEVLPNQVSLKSRLSDKITLNVPIVSAAMDTVTEAEMAIALARVGGIGFIHKNMPIAEQASQVYRVKRSENGMISDPVTLSKDHTLREAKELMANFKISGLPVVDEENKLIGIITNRDVKYQENLDAKVEELMTKDKLITSDKNTNLEQAKKILLENRVEKLPIVDENFKLVGLITIKDIDNQLEYPNANKDKNGRLIVGAGVGVGEDTIDRVSALVKAGVDIIAVDSAHGHSKGVLDKISEIRKNFPELDIVGGNIVTADAAKDLIEAGANVLKVGVGPGSICTTRVIAGVGVPQLSAIYNVFEYAKTKNIAVIADGGIKLSGDIVKAIASGANAVMLGSLLAGTDEAPGEEIIFQGRKFKAYQGMGSLSAMRRGGKERYFQSEAKKFVPEGIEGRVPHKGKLEDVVFQLTGGIRAGMGYCGTKDIETLQHDGKMVIITGSGLKESHPHDVIITQEAPNYSL encoded by the coding sequence ATGTCTATTCACAACAAAATCGTAGAAACTGCCATCACTTTCGATGACGTTCTCTTAATCCCTTCTTACTCAGAAGTTTTACCCAATCAGGTTTCCCTAAAATCACGGCTTTCCGATAAAATTACGCTCAATGTTCCCATTGTTTCCGCAGCGATGGATACGGTGACAGAAGCTGAAATGGCGATTGCTTTGGCAAGAGTTGGCGGAATTGGTTTCATCCACAAAAATATGCCGATTGCAGAACAGGCATCACAAGTTTACCGAGTGAAACGCTCCGAAAACGGAATGATTTCCGACCCTGTAACTTTGTCTAAAGACCACACTTTACGGGAAGCAAAAGAGTTGATGGCAAATTTCAAAATTTCCGGACTTCCCGTTGTGGACGAAGAAAATAAATTGATTGGAATCATCACAAACCGAGACGTAAAATATCAGGAAAACCTCGATGCAAAGGTGGAAGAACTGATGACGAAAGACAAACTCATCACTTCCGATAAAAATACAAATCTCGAGCAGGCCAAGAAAATTCTCCTTGAAAACCGGGTTGAAAAACTTCCGATTGTGGATGAAAATTTCAAACTCGTCGGTTTGATTACTATTAAAGATATCGATAATCAGTTAGAATATCCAAACGCGAACAAAGACAAAAACGGCAGATTAATCGTAGGAGCCGGAGTTGGAGTTGGCGAAGATACGATTGACCGAGTTTCCGCATTGGTAAAAGCGGGAGTTGATATTATCGCAGTAGATTCTGCTCACGGACATTCGAAAGGCGTTTTAGATAAAATTTCAGAAATCAGAAAAAATTTCCCGGAATTGGATATTGTTGGTGGAAACATCGTAACAGCCGATGCTGCGAAAGATTTAATTGAAGCCGGTGCCAATGTTTTGAAAGTGGGAGTTGGTCCCGGTTCAATCTGTACAACAAGAGTGATTGCAGGAGTCGGAGTTCCACAACTTTCCGCGATTTACAATGTTTTTGAATATGCTAAAACTAAAAATATTGCCGTAATCGCCGATGGTGGAATTAAACTTTCAGGCGATATTGTGAAAGCGATTGCTTCCGGAGCCAATGCTGTGATGTTGGGTTCACTTTTAGCAGGAACAGACGAAGCTCCTGGTGAAGAAATTATTTTTCAGGGAAGAAAATTCAAGGCCTATCAAGGAATGGGAAGTTTGTCTGCAATGAGACGTGGCGGAAAAGAAAGATATTTCCAAAGTGAGGCGAAAAAATTTGTTCCCGAAGGAATTGAAGGCAGAGTTCCCCACAAAGGAAAATTAGAAGACGTGGTTTTTCAGTTAACCGGCGGAATTCGTGCAGGAATGGGCTATTGCGGAACTAAAGACATCGAAACTTTACAACACGACGGCAAAATGGTAATCATTACCGGTAGCGGTTTGAAAGAATCTCATCCACACGACGTAATTATTACACAGGAAGCGCCGAATTATTCGTTGTAA
- a CDS encoding DUF6759 domain-containing protein — translation MPINYPVYGSTPSSSGSSASESREFSELWEKDQLNKKRETAEVLTYLLNDTDPKDKFTGAVITNESSCNIIVRLVAIKGEQIYNLPVQRNSKNQFKILKGSYTLKSKICNANYYTQKVISDPLILKLGVN, via the coding sequence ATGCCAATAAATTACCCTGTTTATGGCTCTACTCCATCATCTTCAGGAAGTTCTGCAAGTGAAAGCCGTGAGTTTTCCGAGTTATGGGAAAAAGACCAACTCAACAAAAAACGGGAAACCGCAGAAGTCCTCACCTATCTTTTAAACGATACCGACCCGAAAGATAAATTTACCGGAGCCGTTATTACCAACGAATCAAGCTGTAATATTATCGTAAGATTAGTCGCGATAAAAGGAGAACAGATTTATAATCTTCCTGTACAAAGAAACAGTAAAAATCAGTTCAAAATTCTTAAAGGAAGTTACACCTTGAAATCAAAAATCTGCAACGCCAATTATTATACTCAAAAAGTGATTTCAGACCCGCTGATTCTGAAACTTGGCGTGAATTAA
- a CDS encoding formylglycine-generating enzyme family protein: MIKFPYLILIFCGIFFISCNESSGKVSEDFKVENHQETAIKPNVKMVSIKGGKYQPFYGKQDSLILVKDFEIDERPVTNAEFLDFVKKNPKWKRSNVKAVFADSTYLKNWKNDETLADDMNPNAPVTYVSWFAAKAYAKSAGKRLPTIDEWEFVGMADETSPNARKKPSYSSDIIKQYEVKFKEKNPVMQSKPNYYGVYNMFDSVWEWTGDFNSVLTTNDSRTAEYDDKGIFCASAATTSTDILNYASFMRYAFRQSLKANYTVANLGFRCAK; this comes from the coding sequence ATGATTAAATTTCCTTATCTAATTTTGATTTTCTGCGGAATTTTTTTTATTTCCTGCAACGAAAGTTCGGGCAAAGTTTCCGAAGATTTTAAGGTTGAAAATCACCAAGAAACCGCCATCAAACCCAATGTGAAAATGGTTTCCATTAAAGGTGGAAAATACCAACCTTTCTACGGAAAACAAGACAGTTTGATTTTGGTGAAAGATTTTGAAATTGATGAAAGACCTGTAACCAACGCAGAATTTCTTGATTTCGTAAAGAAAAACCCGAAATGGAAACGAAGCAATGTGAAAGCCGTTTTCGCCGATTCCACCTACTTAAAAAATTGGAAAAACGACGAAACTTTGGCGGATGACATGAATCCGAACGCGCCTGTAACTTACGTTTCGTGGTTTGCAGCGAAAGCCTACGCAAAAAGTGCAGGAAAACGCCTTCCAACCATCGATGAATGGGAATTTGTAGGAATGGCAGATGAAACTTCGCCCAATGCAAGAAAAAAACCGTCTTATTCTTCGGATATTATTAAACAGTACGAAGTAAAATTCAAGGAAAAAAATCCGGTGATGCAGTCGAAACCCAATTATTACGGCGTTTACAACATGTTCGATTCGGTTTGGGAATGGACGGGAGATTTCAATTCCGTACTCACCACCAACGATTCCCGAACTGCGGAATACGACGACAAGGGAATTTTCTGCGCAAGTGCAGCAACCACTTCCACCGATATTTTGAATTATGCATCTTTTATGAGATACGCTTTCCGACAGAGTTTGAAAGCGAATTATACCGTTGCCAATCTTGGTTTTAGGTGTGCGAAGTGA
- a CDS encoding SCO family protein produces the protein MKHFLFVILSLFIVISCKKEEQTPTAKKTTDSIFYLDSQWKNQDGKTIQLKDLKGKNLAIVMIFTSCKTSCPLLVADMKKVYDKLDKNKIKDTNLVLISIDPANDTPEVLKKFAEERKMYGEPWTFLVSDDESIREFANVLAVKYKQISPIEFSHSNLISIFNKNGEMVNQQEGAGVNSESVAKILNELK, from the coding sequence ATGAAACATTTCCTATTTGTAATACTCTCTTTATTCATAGTAATTTCCTGCAAAAAAGAAGAACAAACTCCAACCGCAAAAAAAACAACCGATTCTATTTTCTACCTCGATTCTCAATGGAAAAATCAGGATGGAAAAACCATTCAACTGAAAGATTTAAAGGGAAAAAACTTGGCAATTGTGATGATTTTCACGAGTTGCAAAACTTCCTGTCCGCTTTTGGTAGCCGATATGAAGAAGGTTTACGATAAATTGGACAAAAATAAAATCAAGGATACCAATCTCGTCCTCATCTCGATTGACCCTGCAAATGACACTCCCGAAGTTTTGAAAAAATTTGCCGAAGAACGAAAAATGTACGGCGAACCGTGGACTTTTTTGGTGAGCGACGACGAATCCATCCGTGAATTTGCCAATGTTCTTGCCGTGAAATACAAGCAAATTTCCCCGATTGAATTTTCACATTCCAACCTCATTTCAATTTTCAACAAAAATGGCGAAATGGTGAATCAGCAAGAAGGAGCGGGCGTAAATTCTGAATCGGTTGCGAAAATTTTGAATGAATTGAAGTAA
- a CDS encoding alpha-amylase, translating into MNGTMIQFFHWYSDGNGQLYDQIKNSADYLNELGISSVWFPPAYKGAGGGYSVGYDPYDLFDLGEFDQKGTVPTKYGTKEQYLDATKTLKEKGIRVVADIVLNHKAGGDEKERFNAIKVDENNRQKNISDAFEIESFTKFTFPGRGDKYSDFKWDFTCFSGVDFAEGQDGGIYQIIHDHGDGWEEMIGSEKGNYDYLMYNDIEHRNPFVREELNYWGKWYFEQIDFDGVRLDAVKHQSPEFYKEWLQLLRSNSGKDIFAVGEYWAPGQLNLLQKYIDATDGSMSLFDSSLQQNFHVASKEGGNYDLRRIFDETLTLADPAHSVTVVDNHDTQPLQQLEAPVEEWFKPIAYALILLRENGYPCVFYPDLFGAHYVDKDKEGNDQEIFLNKVDGIEQLLKARKENAYGLQRDYFEDAHCLGWTREGDGEHKGCAVVLSNKDQYEKPMEMGIAYAGQNFYDLLGRFGHKVTIDENGWGNFACPAGNVSVWIPE; encoded by the coding sequence ATGAACGGCACAATGATTCAGTTTTTCCATTGGTATTCAGACGGAAATGGACAGTTATATGATCAGATCAAAAACTCGGCGGATTATTTAAATGAACTGGGAATTTCCTCGGTTTGGTTTCCGCCCGCTTATAAAGGTGCAGGTGGCGGTTATTCGGTCGGTTACGATCCTTACGATTTGTTTGATTTGGGTGAGTTTGATCAGAAAGGAACGGTTCCCACAAAATATGGAACAAAGGAGCAATATCTTGACGCGACAAAAACTTTGAAAGAAAAAGGAATCCGTGTTGTTGCAGATATCGTCCTCAATCACAAAGCAGGAGGCGATGAAAAAGAACGTTTCAATGCCATAAAAGTGGATGAAAACAACCGGCAAAAAAACATTTCAGATGCGTTCGAAATCGAAAGTTTTACAAAATTCACCTTTCCCGGAAGAGGCGACAAATATTCGGATTTTAAATGGGATTTCACCTGTTTTTCGGGAGTCGATTTTGCGGAAGGACAAGATGGTGGAATTTACCAAATCATCCATGATCACGGCGACGGTTGGGAAGAAATGATTGGATCCGAAAAAGGAAATTACGATTATTTGATGTACAACGACATTGAACACCGAAATCCTTTCGTGCGCGAAGAACTGAATTATTGGGGAAAATGGTATTTCGAACAAATTGATTTTGACGGCGTTCGTTTGGATGCAGTCAAACATCAATCACCCGAATTTTATAAGGAATGGCTTCAACTTTTACGCTCCAATTCGGGCAAAGATATTTTTGCGGTGGGTGAATATTGGGCTCCGGGACAATTAAATCTTTTACAGAAATATATTGATGCAACCGATGGTTCGATGTCGCTTTTCGATTCTTCCCTTCAACAAAATTTTCATGTCGCTTCTAAAGAAGGCGGAAATTACGATTTAAGGAGAATCTTCGATGAAACTTTAACTTTAGCCGATCCCGCACATTCTGTAACCGTGGTGGATAATCACGATACGCAACCTTTGCAACAATTGGAAGCACCTGTTGAAGAATGGTTTAAGCCAATCGCTTATGCTTTGATTTTGTTGAGAGAAAATGGTTATCCTTGCGTTTTTTATCCCGATTTGTTCGGTGCACATTATGTCGATAAAGACAAAGAAGGCAACGATCAGGAAATATTTTTAAATAAAGTTGATGGAATCGAGCAACTTTTAAAAGCAAGGAAAGAAAATGCTTACGGTTTGCAAAGAGATTATTTTGAAGATGCACACTGTCTTGGTTGGACAAGGGAAGGCGACGGAGAACATAAAGGTTGTGCCGTTGTTTTAAGCAACAAAGACCAATACGAAAAACCTATGGAAATGGGAATTGCATATGCGGGACAAAACTTTTACGACTTATTGGGAAGATTCGGGCATAAAGTGACCATCGACGAAAACGGTTGGGGAAATTTTGCTTGTCCTGCAGGAAATGTGAGTGTTTGGATTCCTGAATAA
- a CDS encoding metallophosphatase domain-containing protein — protein sequence MKILFLSDTHSQHRKLKDLPKADLIMHSGDISKMGRDYQVEDFIRWFSGLDYRYKIFVAGNHDFFFEGETPKSIQRFLNENTFYLYNSSVEIDGIKIWGSPYTPTFFNWAFNLDRGKVIAKIWKQIPTDTDILVTHGPPFGILDKTISGLNVGCQELLKKVNQIKPKYHLFGHIHENYGIQRNEFTTFMNGSVLNERYEMVNEVIVFEFKKNQNGINLYLDDVRETPDNFVRVYNYEEFVQFINENSVPDFISFDHDLGEGKTGFDCAKFLVKYCLDNGISKINFVVHSQNPVGKENIEKLLENFNICS from the coding sequence ATGAAAATCCTCTTCCTTTCCGACACGCATTCCCAACATCGCAAACTGAAAGATTTGCCAAAAGCAGACCTCATCATGCACAGCGGCGATATTTCCAAAATGGGAAGAGATTACCAAGTGGAGGATTTTATTCGGTGGTTTTCCGGATTAGATTATCGTTACAAAATTTTCGTTGCAGGAAACCACGATTTCTTTTTTGAAGGAGAAACGCCGAAAAGCATCCAAAGATTTCTAAATGAAAATACCTTTTACCTCTATAATTCTTCCGTAGAAATTGACGGCATAAAAATTTGGGGATCACCTTATACACCGACGTTTTTTAATTGGGCATTCAACCTTGATCGTGGAAAAGTCATTGCTAAAATTTGGAAACAGATTCCTACCGATACAGATATTTTGGTTACTCATGGTCCGCCTTTCGGAATTTTGGATAAAACTATTTCGGGCTTAAATGTAGGTTGCCAAGAACTTTTGAAAAAAGTAAATCAAATAAAACCTAAATATCACCTTTTCGGGCATATTCACGAAAATTATGGAATTCAGCGGAATGAATTCACCACATTTATGAACGGCAGTGTTTTGAATGAGCGTTATGAAATGGTGAATGAAGTGATCGTTTTTGAATTTAAGAAAAATCAAAATGGGATAAATCTTTATCTCGATGATGTGAGAGAAACTCCCGACAATTTTGTGCGAGTTTACAACTATGAAGAATTTGTGCAATTCATCAACGAAAACAGCGTTCCCGATTTCATCAGTTTCGATCATGATTTGGGCGAAGGAAAAACGGGTTTCGACTGCGCGAAATTTTTGGTGAAGTATTGTTTGGACAACGGAATTTCTAAAATCAATTTTGTAGTTCACAGCCAAAATCCTGTGGGAAAGGAGAATATTGAAAAACTGTTGGAGAATTTTAATATATGTAGCTGA
- a CDS encoding helix-turn-helix transcriptional regulator, with product MAKNEQILRLKFIETLLRNRKEKGASYEEIEEYLEYHFAGKDLEQELKFSKKTFERDKKAIAEIMGFEISYSRKNNVYYISGEELENNSDSVFDNLLLVQAYRETKDKTDIMFFEQRKSRGLQNLHGLVHAIINKKLISLDYRSFSQEEENRLVLEPYALKEFKYRWYLLANVFQNGELKLKSYGLDRISNLEIKNSTFKRKKVDIGAEYENLFGIISKNEHALEKVILSFDAHQGQYIKSLPLHHSQETLIDNGEEFRIQLHLYPTYDLKQEILSYGNRVKVIAPVSFRNEIKSEISEMLSYYS from the coding sequence ATGGCAAAAAACGAACAAATCCTCCGCTTAAAATTCATTGAAACGCTTTTGCGAAACCGCAAAGAAAAAGGCGCTTCCTACGAAGAAATCGAGGAATATCTTGAATACCACTTCGCAGGAAAAGACTTGGAACAGGAACTGAAATTTAGCAAAAAAACATTCGAGCGCGACAAAAAAGCCATCGCCGAAATCATGGGATTCGAGATTTCCTATTCCCGAAAAAACAACGTGTACTACATCAGCGGAGAAGAATTGGAAAACAATTCCGACAGTGTTTTTGATAATTTGCTTTTAGTTCAGGCGTATCGCGAAACGAAAGACAAAACCGACATCATGTTTTTCGAGCAGAGAAAATCGAGGGGCTTGCAAAATCTTCATGGTTTGGTTCATGCGATTATCAACAAAAAATTGATTTCGTTGGACTATAGAAGTTTTTCTCAGGAAGAAGAAAACAGACTTGTTTTGGAACCTTATGCGCTGAAAGAATTCAAATACAGATGGTATCTTTTGGCAAATGTTTTCCAAAATGGCGAGTTGAAACTAAAATCTTACGGACTCGACCGAATCTCGAATTTAGAAATAAAAAACTCCACCTTTAAAAGAAAGAAAGTCGATATCGGCGCAGAATATGAAAATCTTTTTGGTATTATTTCAAAAAATGAACATGCTTTGGAAAAGGTGATATTGAGTTTCGACGCGCATCAAGGTCAGTACATCAAATCTTTGCCGCTTCACCACTCGCAGGAAACTTTGATTGATAACGGCGAAGAATTCCGAATCCAACTCCATCTTTATCCAACGTATGATCTCAAACAGGAAATCCTTTCTTATGGAAACCGTGTAAAAGTTATTGCTCCCGTAAGTTTTCGGAACGAAATTAAGAGCGAGATATCAGAAATGCTTTCGTATTATTCATAG
- the dinB gene encoding DNA polymerase IV: MQHRKIIHVDMDAFYASVEQHDNPELRGKPVCVGGGKYGVVAAASYEARKFGIRSAMPGRMAMEKCPHLIVVKPRFQRYKEISQQIRNIFYEYTDLVEPLSLDEAYLDVTENKKEMESANEIAREIRKRIFDETGLTASAGISINKFLAKVASDYNKPNGQKTIHPSQIIEFMEELPIEKFFGIGKVTANKMHELHIFKGSDLKSKSLEQLTGLFGKSGIYYYNVVRGIHKSEVKPFRIQKSVGVEETYWENLLDEEAVFKQLKIISEDLESRLNKKEIKGKSLTLKIKYKDFSVFTRSKTQEVYYENAQDFFETSQKLWELRPFDKPVRLLGLSLSNLNTMETKLVSVQLKINFPDFEYE, from the coding sequence ATGCAACACCGCAAAATCATACACGTCGATATGGATGCTTTCTACGCTTCCGTGGAACAGCACGACAATCCCGAACTGCGTGGGAAACCTGTTTGTGTAGGTGGCGGAAAATATGGCGTGGTTGCAGCAGCAAGTTATGAAGCGAGAAAATTTGGAATCCGTTCTGCAATGCCGGGAAGAATGGCGATGGAAAAATGCCCGCATTTAATCGTCGTAAAACCGAGATTTCAACGATACAAAGAAATCTCCCAACAAATCCGAAATATTTTCTACGAATATACCGATTTGGTGGAGCCGCTTTCTTTAGATGAAGCCTACCTCGATGTAACTGAAAACAAAAAAGAAATGGAATCCGCCAACGAAATTGCTCGGGAAATCCGTAAACGAATTTTTGACGAAACAGGATTGACTGCTTCTGCGGGAATTTCCATCAATAAATTTTTAGCGAAGGTCGCTTCCGATTACAACAAACCAAACGGACAAAAAACCATCCATCCTTCCCAAATCATAGAATTCATGGAGGAACTTCCCATCGAAAAATTCTTCGGAATCGGGAAAGTGACGGCAAATAAAATGCATGAACTCCATATTTTTAAAGGAAGCGATTTGAAATCAAAATCTTTGGAACAGCTTACGGGATTGTTTGGAAAATCGGGAATCTATTATTACAACGTCGTTCGCGGCATTCACAAAAGCGAGGTGAAACCTTTCCGCATCCAAAAAAGTGTGGGAGTTGAGGAAACCTATTGGGAAAATTTGTTGGATGAAGAAGCCGTTTTTAAACAACTGAAAATCATCAGCGAAGATTTAGAAAGTCGCCTTAACAAAAAGGAAATCAAGGGAAAATCTTTAACGCTGAAAATAAAATATAAAGATTTCAGCGTTTTTACCCGAAGCAAAACGCAGGAAGTGTATTACGAAAACGCACAGGATTTTTTTGAGACTTCACAAAAATTGTGGGAATTGAGACCTTTTGACAAACCTGTTCGTTTGCTGGGATTGTCGTTGTCGAATTTAAATACGATGGAAACGAAATTGGTTTCGGTGCAGCTGAAAATTAATTTTCCCGATTTTGAATATGAGTGA
- a CDS encoding purine-nucleoside phosphorylase translates to MLEKIKETAHFIKNIIKETPDFAIVLGSGLGKLQKEVEPIHVLEYQDIPNFPQTTVVGHGGKLIYGILEGKKVLMMSGRFHYYEGHDIKTVVFPFRVFHLLGIKNLIVSNASGGVNPNFRVADIMLINDHINMMPEHPLRGKNLDELGPRFVDMSEPYNKKMLQVAENFAKENNIPVHKGCYVALQGPTFETPAEYGMIRAIGGDAVGMSTVPEVIVAKHQGMDCFGISIITDVGGPDIAFAVSHEEVLEAANKAMPNVIKVVKGLVKNYSG, encoded by the coding sequence ATGTTAGAAAAAATTAAGGAAACCGCCCATTTCATCAAAAATATCATCAAGGAAACTCCCGATTTTGCTATTGTTTTGGGTTCCGGTCTGGGAAAACTTCAAAAAGAGGTTGAACCCATTCATGTGTTGGAATATCAAGACATCCCAAACTTTCCACAAACTACCGTTGTTGGACATGGCGGCAAATTAATTTATGGAATTTTAGAGGGCAAAAAAGTCTTGATGATGAGCGGCAGATTTCATTATTATGAAGGTCACGACATTAAAACCGTTGTTTTTCCTTTCCGTGTTTTTCATCTTCTTGGAATTAAAAATCTGATTGTTTCTAATGCTTCCGGTGGAGTGAATCCTAATTTTCGCGTTGCAGATATTATGTTGATTAATGACCACATTAATATGATGCCTGAACATCCGCTTCGTGGAAAAAATTTGGACGAACTCGGACCGAGATTCGTAGATATGAGCGAGCCTTACAACAAAAAAATGTTGCAAGTCGCAGAAAATTTTGCCAAAGAAAACAATATTCCCGTTCATAAAGGTTGTTACGTTGCTTTGCAAGGACCAACTTTTGAAACTCCCGCTGAATACGGAATGATTCGCGCAATTGGCGGCGACGCGGTTGGAATGAGCACCGTTCCCGAAGTCATCGTTGCAAAACATCAAGGGATGGACTGTTTCGGAATTTCCATCATCACCGATGTTGGTGGACCGGACATTGCATTTGCCGTTTCGCATGAAGAAGTTTTGGAAGCCGCAAATAAGGCAATGCCGAACGTGATTAAAGTGGTGAAAGGTTTGGTGAAGAATTATTCAGGATAA